Proteins from a single region of Runella sp. SP2:
- a CDS encoding site-specific integrase codes for MSKISFHVELDNRVKKDGTQNIQLRITQARKMYRVSIGHSIEKRHWNEEKKEVRKTHPQHLLINAATKAKILEVEKTYLKSQVGGKKVSASTLKKQLKKEIIGDSFLEYAKLRSNKIDNPSTKRTAIAIINKLEVFLKGNDLLFEEITYDWIKEYERYLKSLGNAVNTIHNNLKILKATYNDAIKSEVYEPEKLSPWSKHSAKKSKTIRTRLTLNQIHQLEKLDLQEGTNKDHARNFFLFSFFMQGMRVTDVLQLCWSNIVNGRLEYTASKTQKSRSKKMSTQALAIVEKYRKPFLSNSEYIFPFLKKYQQKKLDKDVWRKKIEAATSVINNELKEIAPLINAAKLTTHTARHSFAEYARIKTGGNVTVISAALDHSSISITQTYFNEGTQSENDDLVDNLFG; via the coding sequence ATGAGCAAAATATCTTTTCATGTTGAGCTTGATAACCGTGTCAAAAAAGACGGCACCCAGAATATTCAACTACGAATCACGCAAGCTCGAAAAATGTATAGAGTTTCCATTGGACACTCTATCGAAAAACGACACTGGAACGAAGAGAAGAAAGAGGTAAGAAAGACCCATCCACAACACCTCTTAATTAATGCTGCAACCAAAGCCAAAATCCTTGAAGTTGAAAAGACCTACTTGAAGAGTCAGGTAGGTGGAAAAAAAGTGAGTGCTTCCACCCTAAAAAAACAGCTAAAGAAGGAGATTATTGGTGATAGTTTCCTAGAATACGCAAAACTACGGTCGAATAAAATAGACAACCCAAGCACTAAACGAACTGCGATTGCCATCATTAACAAACTTGAGGTCTTTTTGAAGGGAAATGATTTACTTTTTGAAGAAATAACCTATGACTGGATAAAGGAGTACGAACGCTATTTAAAGAGTCTTGGAAACGCTGTCAATACAATACACAATAACCTCAAAATCCTCAAAGCAACCTACAATGATGCAATAAAATCAGAGGTTTATGAGCCAGAGAAGCTATCACCTTGGTCAAAACATTCTGCCAAGAAATCTAAAACCATTCGGACAAGGCTTACCCTAAATCAAATTCATCAACTTGAAAAACTGGACTTACAAGAGGGGACGAACAAAGATCATGCTCGTAATTTCTTCCTTTTTTCATTTTTTATGCAAGGCATGAGAGTGACGGATGTACTGCAACTTTGTTGGTCTAATATTGTCAATGGGCGACTTGAATACACTGCATCCAAAACACAAAAATCAAGATCAAAGAAGATGTCAACTCAAGCCCTGGCCATTGTCGAAAAATATAGAAAGCCATTTTTGAGTAATAGCGAATATATTTTTCCATTCTTAAAAAAGTACCAGCAGAAAAAGCTCGATAAAGATGTTTGGCGTAAAAAAATCGAAGCAGCTACTTCTGTAATTAATAATGAGTTGAAAGAAATAGCGCCTTTGATCAATGCCGCCAAGCTAACAACGCATACCGCAAGGCATAGCTTTGCTGAGTATGCTAGAATAAAAACTGGCGGCAACGTAACTGTTATCTCAGCTGCACTTGACCACAGTTCGATAAGCATTACGCAGACTTATTTTAACGAAGGTACTCAAAGTGAGAATGACGATTTGGTTGACAACCTTTTTGGGTAA
- a CDS encoding helix-turn-helix domain-containing protein, which produces METTIADRFKILIKELKMTNNSFAISIGKNSSTINYIVDGKSKPSFDVLDAIFSTYPEINPAWLMRGQGSIRISTEKSSGQVDIIEKVEQFFSNKYEQLIEQKNNVINEQRFMLELLKSQLGKLECATGTGVVKHPAIVGVFLETLGQLA; this is translated from the coding sequence ATGGAAACAACAATCGCAGACCGATTTAAGATTCTTATAAAAGAACTTAAAATGACCAACAACTCTTTTGCAATTTCTATTGGAAAGAATTCAAGCACTATCAACTATATCGTAGATGGAAAAAGTAAGCCCAGCTTTGATGTTCTTGATGCCATTTTTTCAACCTATCCAGAAATTAATCCTGCATGGTTAATGCGCGGCCAAGGGTCAATCAGAATATCAACTGAAAAGTCATCTGGGCAAGTTGATATTATTGAAAAAGTTGAGCAGTTTTTCTCAAATAAATACGAGCAATTGATAGAACAGAAGAACAATGTCATCAATGAGCAGAGATTCATGCTGGAGCTTCTGAAGAGTCAATTGGGAAAGCTTGAGTGTGCTACCGGGACTGGCGTAGTTAAGCATCCTGCTATTGTAGGGGTGTTTTTGGAAACTTTAGGCCAACTAGCCTAA
- a CDS encoding DUF4468 domain-containing protein, with product MKNTILITNKIKLFTCWLVVNLGGIVHSLAQDKYYGIMPVSEEKVVYEEVVLVDSSSQVNLRKKAKIWFIDSYKSSKDVISLDEDDEIIGKGFFKTIMQGGFMNSYPVDVQHTISVQFKDGRYRYKISNIQLNYQVVITQNTPPRDVSVPLEKWVNGSQKNVEKRFLIKLDEQIKLIIDSLKTGMKKTEKKDW from the coding sequence ATGAAAAACACCATCTTAATTACGAATAAAATCAAATTATTCACCTGCTGGTTAGTGGTTAATTTGGGGGGAATTGTTCATTCACTCGCTCAAGATAAGTACTATGGAATTATGCCTGTTTCAGAAGAAAAGGTGGTTTACGAAGAAGTAGTCTTAGTAGATAGTTCATCACAAGTAAATTTACGTAAGAAGGCAAAAATATGGTTTATAGACTCGTATAAATCCTCAAAGGACGTCATAAGTTTAGATGAAGATGACGAAATTATTGGTAAAGGATTTTTTAAAACAATTATGCAAGGAGGATTCATGAATTCATACCCTGTAGATGTTCAGCACACAATAAGTGTTCAGTTTAAAGATGGAAGGTATAGATACAAGATTTCTAATATACAACTCAATTATCAGGTAGTTATAACACAAAATACCCCTCCTAGAGACGTCAGCGTACCACTTGAGAAATGGGTAAACGGTAGCCAAAAAAATGTAGAAAAAAGGTTTTTGATAAAGCTTGATGAGCAAATAAAGCTCATCATTGACTCACTGAAAACTGGTATGAAAAAAACGGAGAAAAAGGACTGGTAA
- a CDS encoding DUF4494 domain-containing protein, with amino-acid sequence MPNWSLVKIKYTQEQENGSFKVITETYLIDCVSFTDAEARAFKVLSEVLKEFTVVSITKMKLSDVFHFEDESGEKWYKVKTFYVSIDDSRGAVKEKKIISYMLVNADSIKQAIERIEKSLATMLIPYEITDVILTPILEVYPYVSEEQEE; translated from the coding sequence ATGCCAAATTGGAGCCTTGTCAAAATTAAATATACCCAGGAACAAGAAAATGGGTCATTTAAAGTAATAACCGAAACTTACCTGATTGACTGTGTCAGCTTCACGGATGCCGAAGCTAGGGCATTTAAGGTGCTGAGTGAGGTTTTGAAAGAGTTCACGGTGGTAAGCATCACCAAGATGAAGCTCTCAGACGTGTTTCACTTCGAGGATGAAAGTGGGGAGAAGTGGTACAAAGTGAAGACATTCTACGTGTCGATTGACGACAGCAGGGGAGCGGTCAAAGAAAAGAAAATTATCAGCTACATGCTTGTCAACGCCGACAGTATCAAACAGGCCATCGAGCGGATTGAAAAAAGCCTAGCCACAATGCTGATTCCCTACGAAATTACAGATGTTATTCTCACTCCAATTTTAGAGGTATATCCCTACGTGAGTGAGGAACAAG